A portion of the Corynebacterium ammoniagenes DSM 20306 genome contains these proteins:
- a CDS encoding MFS transporter, producing MTQVSHPVNPSSSANDAEPWNREISKKTVYYVSFVCFLAWVASVYDYTLFGTLLPVIAEDFGWSTAQATAVNTWAMVGVLIVCLAVGTIIDRMGRKRALILLVIGGAISSGLTGAAIGALSMIIIRSFSGFAVSEEVVNSVYLNEIYRKTKSRGFMFSLVQSGWPVGALFGAAMTALLLPTIGWRWSFVLAAAVSIIVLVLATRLPESPTFLAMKEVQRRIDSGNLEGARALALEQDIEMPGAKSVGFKGVFTPELRRHTISLCLAWLFSWMAIQVFSVLGTTVLVEAKNYEFTDSLTVLILGNVAAFIGYLFHGWLGDRIGRRPAVFGGWLLGGLASLGLLLGPETSAYVIAMYSASLFFLNGPFAAMLFYMGESYPAHVRGVGANLAHVMAPAGAILGSGLISVLLGTGLSMTAAAVVAGSVPLLLAALMMLGTRKVAVDTSAE from the coding sequence ATGACTCAAGTTTCTCATCCCGTAAACCCGAGCTCGTCGGCAAATGATGCCGAGCCGTGGAATCGTGAGATTTCTAAAAAGACCGTCTACTACGTGTCTTTCGTATGCTTTCTCGCGTGGGTGGCATCGGTCTATGACTACACGCTATTTGGCACGTTACTTCCGGTAATTGCCGAGGACTTTGGTTGGTCTACCGCCCAAGCCACAGCTGTGAACACCTGGGCCATGGTGGGCGTGCTCATCGTCTGTCTGGCAGTGGGCACAATTATTGACCGCATGGGACGCAAGAGAGCTCTAATTCTCTTGGTCATCGGCGGCGCTATCAGCTCGGGGCTAACCGGTGCAGCAATTGGTGCACTATCGATGATTATCATCCGGTCCTTTTCTGGCTTTGCGGTATCAGAAGAAGTGGTGAACTCGGTCTATTTGAACGAGATTTACCGCAAGACCAAATCCCGTGGCTTTATGTTCAGCCTGGTACAAAGCGGCTGGCCAGTCGGCGCACTCTTTGGCGCGGCGATGACAGCGTTGCTGTTGCCAACCATTGGCTGGCGCTGGAGCTTTGTTCTCGCTGCGGCGGTCTCAATCATCGTTCTTGTACTGGCTACGCGTTTGCCAGAATCGCCAACATTCTTAGCGATGAAAGAAGTCCAACGCCGCATCGACAGCGGCAACCTTGAAGGGGCGCGCGCCCTGGCTTTGGAACAAGACATTGAAATGCCCGGGGCCAAGTCCGTGGGCTTTAAGGGAGTATTTACTCCGGAGCTGCGCCGGCACACAATTTCTTTGTGCTTGGCATGGCTTTTTAGCTGGATGGCTATCCAGGTCTTCTCAGTTCTTGGTACCACGGTCTTGGTCGAGGCCAAAAACTACGAGTTCACCGACTCCTTGACGGTTTTGATCCTCGGTAATGTGGCGGCGTTTATTGGCTATCTTTTCCATGGTTGGTTGGGTGACCGCATCGGTCGCCGCCCGGCTGTCTTTGGTGGCTGGTTGCTCGGTGGCCTAGCGTCACTTGGTCTGCTGCTGGGGCCGGAGACTTCCGCCTACGTGATTGCCATGTACTCAGCCAGCCTGTTCTTTTTGAACGGACCGTTTGCCGCCATGCTGTTTTACATGGGTGAATCCTACCCAGCACACGTTCGTGGCGTGGGTGCCAACCTGGCTCACGTGATGGCACCAGCCGGCGCCATTTTAGGCTCAGGCCTAATCTCCGTCTTGCTGGGAACAGGGCTTTCCATGACCGCGGCGGCAGTGGTGGCCGGCTCAGTCCCATTGCTGCTCGCCGCGTTGATGATGCTGGGAACCCGCAAAGTTGCGGTAGACACCAGCGCGGAATAG
- a CDS encoding SDR family NAD(P)-dependent oxidoreductase yields the protein MTFGPQLEGKVAVVTGAASGIGAAIAKLYGEHQAHVAVVDLNQEDATQVAEDIVKQGGTAKAWALDVTDAAATEKVMDEVAGEFGGIDILVTAAGILDQQDFLEMTEETFDRTIGIDLKGVFLSGRYAAPYMVKRGGGRIINIASQTAIKGAVSLAHYVAAKAGVIGMTKSMALELAEHNILVNAIAPGPIETPLFGAITQQWRDDKQQELPLGRFGRVEEVAPTALLLASSPGGDIYTGQTLGPNSGDVMP from the coding sequence ATGACTTTCGGACCGCAACTCGAAGGAAAAGTAGCAGTTGTTACCGGCGCTGCCAGTGGAATCGGGGCAGCCATCGCCAAGCTCTATGGCGAACATCAAGCCCACGTCGCCGTCGTTGACCTCAACCAGGAGGATGCAACGCAGGTCGCCGAGGACATCGTCAAGCAAGGCGGCACGGCGAAAGCCTGGGCACTCGATGTCACTGATGCCGCTGCGACTGAAAAGGTGATGGATGAGGTAGCTGGTGAATTTGGCGGCATCGACATCTTGGTGACCGCCGCTGGTATTTTGGACCAGCAAGATTTCCTGGAGATGACCGAAGAGACCTTTGACCGGACCATCGGCATTGACCTCAAGGGCGTCTTTTTATCCGGCCGCTACGCTGCGCCGTACATGGTCAAAAGAGGCGGCGGGCGCATTATCAACATCGCGTCTCAAACAGCTATCAAGGGTGCCGTCAGCTTGGCGCACTATGTTGCCGCCAAGGCCGGTGTTATTGGCATGACCAAATCCATGGCACTGGAGCTGGCCGAGCACAATATTTTGGTTAATGCGATTGCGCCAGGCCCCATTGAAACACCACTTTTTGGTGCCATTACTCAACAATGGCGCGACGATAAGCAACAGGAACTTCCACTGGGACGCTTTGGCAGGGTCGAAGAAGTAGCACCTACTGCGCTGCTCTTGGCCTCATCCCCCGGTGGCGATATCTACACCGGTCAGACCCTGGGGCCGAACTCCGGCGATGTGATGCCTTAA
- a CDS encoding SDR family NAD(P)-dependent oxidoreductase yields the protein MLTRDDGLEGKVALISGGSSGIGASLAVLYAKAGCDSVISYIESDGHDPQEVVKAVEAEGRRCIAVACDVSSAEEVDNFAQVAIDEFGRLDIAVAMAGILRKASLEEMTDERFNDMLDIDLVGVLRLFRSAAARMNNGGAMVAASSIAGGHYGWGEHLHYAAAKSGLQGLCRSLAVELAPRQIRVNTIIPGLIESPQSLDGQNSLGKEGLEAASSYIPWGRVGTTEECARAIRFLTSDDSSFVTGQQLIVDGGQTVRWPS from the coding sequence TTGTTAACTCGTGACGATGGACTCGAAGGAAAAGTCGCTTTAATCTCCGGCGGCAGCAGCGGTATCGGTGCTTCTTTGGCAGTACTGTATGCCAAGGCCGGATGCGACAGCGTGATTTCCTATATTGAATCGGATGGACATGATCCACAAGAAGTGGTCAAAGCAGTCGAAGCAGAAGGACGTCGCTGCATCGCGGTGGCCTGTGATGTTTCTTCGGCTGAAGAAGTCGATAACTTCGCTCAGGTAGCTATCGATGAATTCGGACGCCTTGATATTGCAGTGGCCATGGCCGGAATCTTGCGCAAGGCATCACTGGAAGAGATGACGGATGAGCGTTTCAACGACATGCTCGATATCGACTTGGTCGGTGTTTTGCGTTTGTTCCGCTCGGCTGCCGCGCGCATGAACAACGGCGGAGCCATGGTGGCGGCCTCCTCAATTGCTGGTGGACACTATGGCTGGGGCGAACACCTTCACTACGCCGCAGCAAAATCCGGCCTGCAGGGCCTATGCCGCTCCCTTGCGGTGGAGCTTGCTCCTCGCCAGATCCGCGTCAACACCATCATCCCTGGGCTGATCGAAAGCCCACAGTCGTTGGACGGACAAAACTCACTCGGCAAAGAGGGCTTGGAAGCAGCCAGCAGCTACATCCCATGGGGGCGTGTGGGCACCACGGAAGAATGCGCACGCGCTATCCGTTTCCTGACCTCTGATGACTCGTCCTTTGTCACCGGCCAGCAGTTGATCGTCGATGGTGGCCAGACCGTGCGCTGGCCAAGCTAA